Proteins from a genomic interval of Cucumis melo cultivar AY chromosome 7, USDA_Cmelo_AY_1.0, whole genome shotgun sequence:
- the LOC103487530 gene encoding uncharacterized protein LOC103487530 isoform X2 → MIILAMDNQPERHGHCIKEFHTKTGKEEHTYLFKEFHKYKNRLFKAPSEPTECNTYADIDAAYKCLKEKYGVNDEQLILYGQSVGSGPTLDLASRLSSLRGVVLHSPILSGLRVLYPVKRTYWFDIYKNLDKIGLVNCPVLIIHGTADEVVDWSHGKQLWELCKQKYEPLWLSGGGHCNLELYPEFIRHLKKFVQSLGKSKASTNGSEKAKVEIDNQNKPSETGPSDTFELAADLPEVSRNSLDSRLEKSKKANKPEKSRMSTDRVDRFRKRKGLVW, encoded by the exons ACATGGACATTGTATTAAGGAGTTTCATACAAAGACGGGGAAGGAGGAACATACTTATCTTTTTAAAGAGTTTCACAAGTACAAGAATCGTCTCTTTAAGGCCCCTTCAGAG CCGACTGAATGTAACACCTATGCAGACATTGATGCTGCATATAAATGCCTCAAGGAGAAGTATGGGGTAAATGATGAACAACTAATATTATATGGTCAATCGGTTGGTAGCGGCCCTACACTTGATCTGGCTTCACGATTATCGAGCTTGAGAGGTGTGGTTCTACATAGTCCAATCTTATCTGGACTGAGGGTATTGTACCCTGTCAAACGGACTTATTGGTTTGATATCTACAAG AACCTCGACAAAATTGGTTTGGTGAACTGTCCAGTTTTAATCATACAT GGAACAGCTGATGAAGTTGTTGATTGGTCCCATGGAAAACAACTTTGGGAGCTTTGCAAGCAAAAGTATGAACCTCTATGGCTAAGTGGTGGTGGACATTGCAATCTTGAGTTATACCCTGAGTTCATTAgacatttaaagaaatttgtACAGTCACTTGGAAAATCAAAAGCATCAACTAATGGTTCTGAGAAGGCTAAAGTAGAAATTGACAATCAGAACAAACCGTCTGAAACTGGGCCTTCTGATACATTCGAATTGGCTGCCGATCTTCCTGAAGTTTCCCGAAACAGTTTAGATAGTCGGCTTGAGAAGTCAAAAAAAGCAAACAAGCCTGAGAAATCTCGTATGAGCACTGATCGTGTTGATAGGTTCAGGAAAAGAAAGGGTTTAGTGTGGTAA